A region from the Deinococcus sp. QL22 genome encodes:
- a CDS encoding type I phosphomannose isomerase catalytic subunit, which translates to MSASDLAPTLPLLLETRLTERVWGGSRLKQLGAENGTAPIGEAWAVYEGNQIQNAPFAGQSLGDLAARFPAEVLGAHATGSRFPLLIKLLDCADWLSVQVHPNDEQAAQLEGAGELGKTEAWHILEAEAGAELIAGIREGTSPDDLKAAILRGDVMDYAERWPVEAGDTVMMPAGTLHALGPGLLLYEVQQTSDTTYRVYDWDRPASAGRALHLEKSAAVTTTNRAQPQSSPPATPGQRQKLTACPYFVLERLSGPELQSDTRGQSFHAVTVMAGEMTLVAGAEQLALKELESVVIPAAAGAYRLSGDFKALLSRLP; encoded by the coding sequence GTGTCTGCTTCTGATCTGGCCCCCACATTGCCCCTGCTGCTGGAAACGCGCCTGACTGAGCGTGTGTGGGGCGGCTCGCGTCTTAAGCAATTAGGTGCAGAAAACGGCACTGCGCCAATCGGTGAAGCCTGGGCGGTGTACGAAGGCAATCAGATTCAGAACGCTCCGTTCGCAGGCCAAAGCTTAGGCGATCTCGCTGCCCGGTTTCCCGCCGAAGTATTGGGCGCGCACGCCACAGGCTCCCGCTTTCCACTCCTGATCAAGTTGCTGGACTGTGCCGATTGGCTGAGCGTGCAGGTGCATCCCAACGATGAGCAGGCCGCCCAGTTGGAAGGCGCGGGTGAGTTGGGCAAAACCGAAGCGTGGCACATTTTGGAAGCCGAGGCGGGCGCGGAACTCATTGCCGGAATTCGAGAAGGCACTTCACCCGATGACCTGAAAGCGGCCATCTTGCGCGGCGACGTGATGGACTACGCCGAACGCTGGCCCGTGGAGGCGGGCGACACCGTGATGATGCCTGCCGGAACGCTGCACGCGCTGGGGCCGGGGCTGCTGCTCTACGAGGTGCAGCAGACCAGCGACACCACTTACCGCGTGTACGACTGGGATCGTCCCGCCAGCGCAGGCCGCGCCTTGCATCTGGAAAAAAGTGCGGCGGTCACGACGACGAACCGCGCTCAGCCTCAATCTTCGCCGCCTGCCACACCGGGTCAAAGACAAAAATTGACCGCCTGCCCGTACTTTGTGCTGGAGCGGCTGAGCGGGCCAGAACTACAGAGCGACACCAGGGGCCAGAGCTTCCACGCCGTTACTGTTATGGCAGGGGAGATGACGCTGGTTGCAGGCGCAGAACAGCTGGCGCTGAAGGAACTGGAGTCGGTGGTCATCCCAGCGGCGGCAGGTGCATATCGCCTCAGCGGAGACTTTAAGGCGTTGCTTTCGCGATTGCCTTAA
- a CDS encoding helix-turn-helix domain-containing protein, translating into MQYGQAMVKRPECGVERTLHVICGKWTTLILRELLAGPRRYSELKRALGRVSSKTLTERLRHLEAEGLLTRTVYAEVPPHVEYTLTARGEGLGDIIAAMARWGSHDAPQPVGDEKNGDQAAD; encoded by the coding sequence ATGCAATACGGACAGGCAATGGTGAAGCGGCCCGAATGCGGGGTAGAGCGCACGCTGCACGTCATCTGTGGCAAATGGACGACCCTGATCCTGCGCGAACTGCTGGCGGGCCCGCGGCGGTACAGCGAACTGAAACGCGCACTGGGTCGCGTTTCTTCCAAGACCCTTACCGAACGCCTGCGCCATCTGGAAGCCGAGGGCTTGCTGACCCGTACTGTGTACGCCGAAGTGCCGCCCCATGTGGAGTACACCCTGACCGCACGCGGCGAAGGCTTGGGCGACATCATCGCGGCAATGGCCCGCTGGGGCAGCCACGATGCGCCGCAACCCGTCGGGGACGAGAAAAACGGAGATCAGGCCGCAGATTGA
- a CDS encoding DUF2330 domain-containing protein: MLPIRLGTLNSPGEQDLTVYLLSPQGRIETSNYRTAAIPTDKEVPMLVRNQLAPFYRHVFRRAYEREGKSVALLEYAWNTNNCDPCATELPTSAELTEAGVFWRQQVGFGGQTSGSMPQPEEQAKPVFLTRLHVRYTATFPEDLQFKVTPNQSTFQGRSILRHAYKVAEAARRWRPIKLT; encoded by the coding sequence ATGCTGCCTATTCGCCTCGGCACGCTGAATTCTCCGGGCGAGCAAGACCTGACCGTGTATCTGCTGTCGCCGCAGGGCCGCATAGAAACCAGCAATTACCGCACCGCCGCCATTCCCACCGACAAGGAAGTGCCGATGCTGGTCAGAAACCAGCTCGCGCCGTTTTACCGCCATGTGTTCCGGCGTGCCTACGAGCGCGAGGGCAAAAGCGTGGCCCTGCTGGAATACGCATGGAATACCAACAACTGCGACCCCTGCGCTACCGAGCTGCCGACCTCTGCCGAATTGACAGAAGCGGGCGTGTTCTGGCGGCAGCAAGTTGGCTTCGGCGGGCAGACTAGTGGAAGCATGCCTCAACCGGAGGAGCAGGCCAAACCGGTCTTCCTGACGCGCCTACATGTGCGCTACACCGCCACCTTCCCTGAAGATCTGCAGTTTAAGGTCACGCCGAACCAGAGCACCTTTCAGGGCCGCTCCATTCTGCGCCATGCCTACAAAGTGGCGGAAGCTGCGCGGCGCTGGAGACCTATAAAGCTGACCTGA
- a CDS encoding S8 family serine peptidase, with protein sequence MSSTVSTPDWNAPHVPGEVLVTHAAGRLSGGKLSAQALRALSRVEAQAITPTLTLASVPDGESEEALAAQLQEEGLTVQPNFVYRALAVPNDPGYNGGIQIDSIPISQTYLPRIRAQAAWDFLAGCGKTPVSVKTAVLDSGADSNHPDLDGRLVAARNYTGSAVTSDTNDTDGHGTAVIGLLGAATNNGIGVAAVTWGGKNLMPYKVLGAGGGSTAQVAQALNHAVAQGAKVVNMSFGIKPSEYGKDPGDKVLDTALNAAAASAVLVAAAGNTALDGVYFPASNPNVIAVGAVGAGNSLACYSARPNSTYSRPLDLVAPGGGGGCAGTSQQDNLLVLQPTSQGSYGLSAGTSEAAPLVSGVASLMMAANSALTAPQTRALLLSSANKTTVSGYALLDALEAVKAATQ encoded by the coding sequence ATGTCCAGCACAGTGTCCACGCCTGACTGGAACGCGCCCCATGTGCCCGGCGAAGTATTGGTGACCCATGCCGCAGGTCGCCTCAGCGGGGGCAAGCTCAGCGCACAGGCGCTGCGGGCCTTGAGCCGGGTCGAGGCTCAGGCCATTACTCCTACCCTGACCCTCGCCAGCGTGCCAGATGGCGAATCTGAGGAGGCTCTGGCTGCACAGTTGCAGGAAGAGGGCTTGACCGTTCAGCCTAACTTTGTGTATCGGGCGTTGGCGGTGCCCAATGATCCGGGCTACAACGGCGGGATACAGATTGATTCTATTCCCATCAGCCAAACTTACTTGCCGCGTATCAGGGCGCAGGCCGCGTGGGATTTCTTGGCTGGTTGCGGTAAAACGCCCGTCAGTGTCAAAACTGCTGTGCTGGACAGTGGTGCCGACAGCAATCATCCCGATCTGGATGGAAGACTGGTGGCCGCACGCAATTACACGGGCAGCGCGGTCACGAGCGATACCAACGACACCGATGGACACGGCACCGCTGTCATCGGCCTGCTGGGGGCGGCCACCAACAATGGAATTGGCGTGGCTGCCGTCACCTGGGGCGGAAAAAACCTGATGCCTTACAAGGTTTTGGGTGCGGGCGGCGGGTCGACGGCACAGGTGGCCCAAGCCCTCAACCACGCCGTTGCACAGGGCGCGAAAGTAGTCAATATGAGCTTTGGCATCAAGCCCAGCGAGTACGGCAAAGACCCCGGCGACAAGGTCTTGGATACGGCGCTGAATGCGGCGGCGGCCAGTGCGGTGCTGGTGGCTGCCGCTGGAAATACCGCTCTGGATGGAGTCTATTTTCCCGCCAGTAATCCCAATGTGATTGCGGTGGGCGCGGTTGGAGCCGGGAATTCGTTGGCCTGTTACAGTGCCCGCCCCAACAGCACCTATTCGCGCCCGCTGGATCTGGTGGCTCCCGGCGGTGGGGGCGGCTGTGCCGGAACAAGCCAGCAAGACAACCTGCTCGTTCTCCAACCGACCTCGCAGGGGAGCTACGGCCTGAGCGCTGGAACCAGTGAAGCGGCCCCCCTGGTCAGCGGCGTCGCCTCCTTGATGATGGCGGCCAACTCCGCGCTCACGGCTCCGCAAACCCGCGCGCTGCTGCTGTCGAGTGCCAACAAAACCACTGTGTCGGGGTACGCCCTGCTGGATGCTCTAGAGGCTGTAAAAGCGGCCACGCAATAA
- a CDS encoding glycerophosphodiester phosphodiesterase family protein, translating to MRKTTLTRLALHLSALLAFGSAQVGPVQIGSVQAATLIGYAELPADTFSVGPDSGAFSGAGVRGESRFKGQPVQGFSGVQFGPSGSYWFLSDNGFGSKANSADYLLRIYRLNLTAKTAPTAQSKVEVGPFISLRDPDKKVPWVIVNEASTERLLTGSDFDVEGFLLAADGTIWAGDEFGPYLLHFSADGKLLEAPIATPNLAGLPTLRGQVPIVVGHRGSSGTRPEHTLEAYRAAIEAGADFVEPDLVVTKDGVLVARHEPVIAVLDAAGKVLEATVDVATRPEFAARLTTKKIDGVDVRGYFVEDFTLAELKTMRALERLPALRGRAFDGKFEVPTLAEVIALVKDVEGKTGRKIGIYPETKHPTYMEAVAKVNTSQLLVDTLKKEAFTDPARVFIQSFETANLRDLKANIMPKAGITVPLVQLVSSPDEAPYDWVAKGDTRKYDALTTDAALKEIATYAGGVGPYKRWIIDDKGATTDFVTRAHAAGLLVHSWTFRNEPTYLLPQYLADPEAEMRQALRAGIDGLFTDFPATGARVVGQYTAAEVRSPQNPAFALGAPLPGQLSAANVGGSGGFEGLTLGVDGKTAYALLEKSVLGDVAGQLRLHAFDLAGKKWTLAGRYGLEDPANAIGDITPVNADTLLVLERDNGSGPTAKIKRVYSVSLKDKNADGTLKKTLVADLMTIKDPQALASSTVGGVFSFPFVTIENIIVLDANTLLVANDNNYPGTGGRGAQAKDNNEFIWLKLDAPLTLAAGVGRR from the coding sequence ATGCGAAAAACGACACTAACCCGCCTGGCGCTGCACCTCTCTGCACTCCTCGCTTTTGGCTCAGCGCAGGTTGGCCCAGTACAAATCGGCTCGGTGCAGGCAGCCACCCTCATCGGATACGCCGAACTGCCCGCCGACACCTTCTCAGTAGGGCCAGACAGCGGAGCCTTCAGTGGTGCGGGCGTGCGCGGCGAATCTCGCTTCAAGGGCCAGCCCGTGCAGGGATTCTCGGGCGTGCAGTTTGGGCCGAGCGGCAGTTACTGGTTCCTCAGCGACAACGGATTCGGCAGCAAAGCCAACAGCGCCGATTATCTGCTGCGAATCTACCGACTGAATCTGACGGCCAAAACAGCGCCCACGGCACAGAGCAAAGTTGAGGTCGGCCCGTTCATTTCGCTGCGCGACCCCGACAAAAAAGTGCCGTGGGTCATTGTGAACGAGGCCAGCACCGAGCGCCTGCTCACCGGATCGGACTTTGACGTGGAAGGCTTTTTGCTGGCCGCAGACGGCACGATCTGGGCCGGAGACGAGTTCGGGCCGTATCTGCTACATTTCAGCGCCGATGGCAAATTGCTGGAAGCGCCGATAGCGACGCCTAATCTGGCGGGCCTGCCTACCCTGCGCGGCCAAGTGCCCATTGTGGTGGGACACCGGGGCAGCAGCGGCACGCGCCCCGAACACACGCTGGAAGCCTACCGGGCCGCTATTGAGGCGGGCGCGGACTTTGTAGAGCCTGATCTGGTGGTGACCAAAGATGGTGTGTTGGTGGCCCGCCACGAACCCGTAATTGCCGTACTGGACGCCGCAGGCAAGGTGCTGGAAGCGACGGTGGACGTGGCGACTCGCCCCGAGTTTGCCGCCCGCCTAACCACCAAAAAAATTGACGGTGTGGACGTTCGCGGCTACTTTGTAGAGGATTTCACGCTGGCCGAACTGAAGACCATGCGGGCGCTGGAGCGGTTGCCCGCGCTGCGTGGCAGAGCCTTCGACGGCAAATTTGAAGTGCCCACGCTGGCCGAAGTGATTGCGCTGGTGAAGGATGTGGAGGGCAAGACGGGCCGCAAAATCGGCATCTACCCGGAAACCAAACACCCGACCTACATGGAAGCGGTTGCCAAGGTCAACACGTCTCAGTTGTTGGTAGACACACTGAAAAAAGAAGCGTTTACTGACCCGGCCCGCGTGTTCATCCAGTCGTTCGAGACAGCCAATTTACGCGATCTGAAAGCCAACATCATGCCCAAAGCGGGCATCACCGTGCCGCTGGTGCAGTTGGTCAGCAGCCCCGACGAAGCGCCGTATGATTGGGTGGCAAAAGGTGACACGCGCAAATATGACGCGCTAACCACCGATGCAGCCCTCAAAGAAATCGCCACTTACGCGGGCGGCGTGGGGCCGTACAAGCGCTGGATCATAGACGACAAGGGCGCGACCACCGATTTTGTAACGCGGGCGCACGCCGCCGGATTGTTGGTGCATTCGTGGACTTTCCGCAACGAACCCACCTATTTGCTGCCCCAATATCTGGCCGACCCCGAAGCCGAAATGCGGCAGGCACTCCGCGCAGGCATAGACGGCCTGTTCACCGATTTTCCGGCCACCGGTGCACGGGTGGTGGGCCAGTATACCGCCGCCGAGGTTCGTAGCCCGCAGAACCCGGCCTTTGCCCTGGGCGCACCCCTGCCCGGCCAACTCAGCGCGGCAAATGTGGGCGGCAGCGGCGGCTTTGAAGGCCTGACGCTTGGCGTGGACGGCAAAACCGCGTATGCCCTGCTGGAAAAAAGCGTGCTGGGTGACGTGGCCGGACAGTTGCGCCTGCACGCCTTTGATCTGGCGGGCAAGAAATGGACACTGGCTGGCCGCTATGGACTGGAAGACCCCGCCAACGCTATCGGCGACATCACGCCCGTGAATGCCGACACCCTGCTGGTGCTGGAGCGCGACAACGGCAGCGGCCCGACGGCCAAAATCAAGCGGGTGTACAGCGTGAGCCTGAAGGACAAAAACGCGGACGGCACCCTCAAAAAGACGTTGGTGGCCGACTTGATGACCATCAAAGACCCGCAGGCATTGGCTTCCAGTACGGTGGGCGGCGTGTTCTCCTTTCCGTTCGTGACCATCGAAAACATTATCGTGCTGGATGCCAACACCTTGCTGGTCGCCAACGACAACAATTACCCCGGCACAGGCGGGCGCGGCGCACAGGCCAAAGACAACAACGAGTTCATCTGGCTGAAGCTGGACGCGCCGCTGACACTGGCCGCTGGCGTGGGTCGCCGCTGA
- a CDS encoding PTS ascorbate transporter subunit IIC, protein MARKNYPLRISPELYAALERWAADDLRSVNAQIEFLLTQSVKKAGRMGQTLSKEAETPTTIEDPK, encoded by the coding sequence GTGGCACGCAAAAACTACCCGCTCCGGATCAGCCCTGAACTGTACGCCGCCCTGGAACGCTGGGCCGCCGACGACCTCCGCAGCGTGAACGCCCAGATAGAATTTCTTCTGACCCAGAGCGTGAAAAAGGCAGGCCGAATGGGGCAAACGCTGAGTAAGGAGGCGGAAACGCCCACGACGATAGAAGACCCTAAGTAG
- a CDS encoding TetR/AcrR family transcriptional regulator → MIDADLPAAAPAGGRKEQIYRVAARLFSEVGYRSTSMRDIAAALNMKAGSLYSHINSKEDLLWGIVQSVADEFDEALLPALNNELPPADCLRLALEGYTDVVTRNLEFSAVLFSEWRQLPPERQEAVTARRDAVERVFRGILQDGVDSGDFAPDTNVKLTAVLALSGANWLPNWFRPGGRLSQTDVADSFVGLLLRGIERA, encoded by the coding sequence GCAGATTTACCGTGTGGCTGCTCGACTTTTTTCAGAGGTGGGCTACCGCTCTACCTCTATGCGCGATATTGCCGCCGCCCTGAACATGAAAGCGGGCAGCCTGTATTCGCACATCAACAGTAAAGAAGACTTGCTGTGGGGCATAGTGCAGAGCGTGGCCGACGAGTTTGATGAGGCGCTGCTCCCCGCCCTGAACAATGAACTGCCGCCCGCTGACTGCCTGCGCCTAGCGCTGGAAGGCTACACCGATGTGGTCACGCGCAACTTGGAATTCTCGGCGGTGCTGTTTAGCGAGTGGCGGCAATTGCCCCCAGAGCGGCAGGAAGCGGTGACCGCGCGGCGCGACGCCGTGGAGCGGGTCTTCCGGGGCATTTTGCAGGACGGCGTGGATTCCGGTGATTTCGCGCCCGATACGAACGTCAAGCTGACGGCGGTGCTGGCCCTGTCAGGCGCAAACTGGCTACCCAATTGGTTCAGGCCGGGGGGTCGCCTCAGCCAGACGGATGTGGCCGACAGCTTTGTGGGCTTATTGCTGCGCGGAATAGAGCGGGCCTAA
- a CDS encoding helix-turn-helix transcriptional regulator, translating to MTPTVVPTPSETCEVACVHPEAVALAQAAMPSTGALVRASSLLKAVADPTRLRLLSALASGELCVCDLSVLAGTSESAVSHQLRLLRDLSLVKGRKEGRVVYYRLDDAHVTHLIRDVIAHAHHTLTPELAPNAQAKL from the coding sequence ATGACACCTACGGTTGTGCCGACTCCAAGTGAGACCTGTGAGGTGGCCTGTGTTCATCCAGAAGCGGTGGCCTTGGCTCAGGCTGCTATGCCTTCTACTGGCGCACTGGTTCGCGCCAGTAGCCTGCTGAAAGCGGTGGCCGACCCAACCCGGCTCAGACTCCTGTCGGCGTTGGCAAGCGGCGAACTGTGCGTGTGCGACCTGAGCGTGCTGGCCGGAACCAGCGAAAGTGCCGTCAGCCATCAATTGCGCCTGCTGCGCGACCTTTCACTGGTCAAGGGCCGCAAAGAAGGCCGAGTGGTGTATTACCGCCTGGACGACGCGCATGTGACCCACCTGATCCGTGACGTGATCGCGCACGCCCATCACACACTGACGCCCGAACTGGCCCCGAATGCACAGGCCAAACTCTGA
- a CDS encoding SPFH domain-containing protein has protein sequence MNKLEQPPVIPAYQSGVSPESGVASVERRAFGLPGVPAVLVWIVLAGLTLWMLAAEQFVVGVILGVLTFFGLLGFFIVQPNQASLLTLFGRYVGTERRNGFYWTNPFTVRKRISLRIRNFNSERLKVNDQMGNPIEIAAVIVWRVVDTARAVFDVEDYMAFVAIQAETGLRHLASQYPYDNYDEAGTSLRGNPDEVAEALVSELGTRLRHAGVEILEARLSHLAYSPEIAGAMLQRQQASAIIAARTQIVQGAVGMVQMALQQLSEQKIVELDEERKAQMVSNLLVVLTSERGTQPIVNAGSLY, from the coding sequence ATGAATAAACTCGAACAACCCCCAGTCATTCCTGCCTACCAGAGCGGCGTTTCCCCCGAATCGGGCGTAGCCAGTGTGGAACGCCGCGCCTTTGGGTTGCCCGGCGTGCCTGCGGTGCTGGTGTGGATCGTGCTGGCGGGCCTCACGCTCTGGATGCTGGCCGCCGAACAGTTTGTAGTCGGAGTCATCCTCGGCGTTTTGACCTTCTTCGGCCTGCTGGGATTTTTCATCGTGCAGCCCAATCAAGCCTCTTTGCTCACTCTGTTTGGCCGCTATGTGGGTACAGAGCGCCGCAACGGGTTTTACTGGACGAATCCCTTTACTGTTCGCAAGCGCATTTCGCTCAGAATTCGTAATTTCAATTCCGAGCGCCTGAAAGTGAATGACCAGATGGGAAATCCTATAGAAATCGCAGCGGTCATTGTGTGGCGCGTCGTAGATACGGCCCGCGCCGTGTTCGATGTAGAAGATTACATGGCGTTCGTAGCGATTCAGGCCGAAACAGGATTGCGCCACCTCGCCTCACAGTATCCCTACGACAATTACGATGAAGCGGGTACGAGCCTGCGCGGAAATCCCGATGAGGTGGCCGAAGCGCTGGTCAGCGAACTCGGAACCCGGCTCCGGCACGCGGGCGTGGAGATTCTGGAAGCTCGCCTGTCGCACCTCGCCTACTCTCCCGAAATTGCCGGGGCTATGTTGCAGCGGCAGCAAGCCAGCGCGATCATTGCCGCCCGCACGCAAATCGTTCAGGGCGCGGTGGGTATGGTGCAAATGGCGCTCCAGCAACTGTCCGAGCAAAAAATCGTGGAACTCGACGAGGAACGTAAAGCCCAAATGGTTTCAAATCTGCTGGTCGTGCTGACCAGCGAGCGCGGCACCCAGCCCATCGTGAACGCCGGGAGCCTGTATTGA
- a CDS encoding SDR family oxidoreductase, with protein MTSLASPSPLLFIMGATGNMGGEIARQLLAAGVRVRVGVRSPEKVTEAGAFAGADIARFDTADASTFGALDGVQRMFLLWPPGTDVTRDVLPVIAAAKERGVQQIVFLSILGAERIRVVPHRRVEQALEASGMAWVFLRASYFMQNLSGVHRDDIRIRRELFLPAGQGRTSFVDVRDVATVGAKALMEGHRNRAHNLTGSAALTYAEAADIFSVTLGKRIRYSNPSPVRFVRVVRGRGVALGFALFMLAEYTVAKLGLAGEVTPTIAKVLGRPPISLRQFAEDFREVWL; from the coding sequence ATGACCAGTCTCGCTTCTCCCTCTCCCCTGCTGTTCATCATGGGCGCAACCGGCAATATGGGCGGCGAAATTGCGCGGCAACTGCTGGCAGCGGGGGTGCGGGTGCGGGTGGGCGTGCGTTCGCCGGAAAAGGTAACGGAAGCAGGGGCTTTTGCGGGGGCCGACATTGCCCGATTCGATACCGCCGACGCCAGCACTTTTGGCGCACTAGACGGCGTGCAGCGCATGTTCCTGTTGTGGCCCCCCGGTACTGACGTAACGCGGGACGTGCTGCCCGTGATTGCAGCAGCCAAAGAACGCGGCGTTCAGCAGATCGTGTTCCTGTCTATTCTGGGTGCAGAACGTATCCGGGTCGTGCCGCACCGCCGCGTAGAGCAGGCGCTGGAGGCGTCGGGCATGGCGTGGGTATTCCTGCGGGCCAGCTATTTTATGCAAAACCTGAGTGGCGTTCACCGCGACGATATTCGGATTCGGCGCGAACTGTTCTTGCCTGCCGGACAGGGCCGCACCAGCTTCGTAGACGTGCGCGACGTGGCGACGGTGGGCGCAAAAGCCCTGATGGAAGGCCACCGCAACCGCGCCCACAACCTCACGGGCAGTGCGGCCCTGACCTACGCCGAGGCCGCCGACATTTTCAGCGTGACGCTCGGCAAACGCATTCGCTATAGCAATCCGTCGCCCGTCCGGTTTGTGCGTGTGGTGCGGGGGCGCGGCGTGGCACTCGGTTTTGCCCTGTTCATGCTGGCCGAGTACACGGTTGCCAAACTGGGGTTGGCCGGAGAAGTGACCCCCACCATAGCCAAAGTGTTGGGACGCCCGCCCATCAGCCTGCGCCAATTTGCTGAAGATTTCCGGGAAGTGTGGCTGTAG
- a CDS encoding GNAT family N-acetyltransferase encodes MTLIVRRLTTGNEAAVLAAAHLFDDPPVPEAVADLLASSSDHLLMAFVDGQPAGFALAHELRRTDGLPRELFLYEIGTDEAFRRQGVARALIEALKTLGRARNAHLMFVLTHDSTPAATALYTATGGVREGEDVVLFDYQLE; translated from the coding sequence ATGACACTCATCGTGCGGCGCCTGACCACGGGTAATGAGGCTGCCGTGTTGGCCGCCGCCCACCTGTTCGACGATCCGCCTGTGCCGGAAGCGGTGGCCGATCTGCTGGCTTCCTCCTCCGATCATCTGCTGATGGCCTTCGTGGATGGCCAACCCGCCGGATTTGCTCTGGCCCACGAACTGCGCCGCACCGATGGCTTACCGCGCGAACTGTTCCTGTATGAAATCGGCACGGATGAAGCTTTCCGGCGGCAGGGGGTGGCGAGGGCATTGATAGAAGCCCTCAAAACCTTGGGCCGCGCCCGCAATGCCCACCTGATGTTCGTGCTGACCCACGACTCCACGCCCGCTGCCACCGCGCTGTATACCGCCACCGGGGGCGTGCGCGAGGGCGAAGACGTGGTGCTGTTCGACTACCAACTGGAATGA
- a CDS encoding NAD(P)-dependent oxidoreductase yields MRIALLGGTGRTGRLILDLSLERGHSVQLLARSPEKVSKRSPALTVVQGEITDNAAMSQVLTGADVVMSGLGPVKGGSKTVMTDAATQLLDLMPRAGVRRLITLTGAGVPHPGNQPKPIDHIFRTLLKVMQADVLRDFTAYADLIRASNLDWTIVRGSMLLDGPVTPIKSGPVGHTGPRVTRASVASSMLDAAAAGKFIRQAPAVSN; encoded by the coding sequence GTGAGGATTGCACTCCTGGGCGGCACCGGACGCACCGGACGGCTGATTCTGGATCTGTCACTGGAGCGCGGCCACAGCGTGCAACTGCTGGCCCGCAGCCCGGAAAAAGTCAGCAAACGCTCGCCTGCATTGACGGTTGTGCAGGGCGAAATTACCGACAACGCGGCCATGTCGCAGGTGCTCACGGGAGCCGATGTGGTCATGAGTGGGCTTGGCCCGGTCAAGGGCGGTTCCAAAACGGTGATGACCGACGCGGCCACGCAACTGCTGGATCTGATGCCGAGGGCAGGCGTGCGGCGGCTGATCACGCTCACGGGCGCGGGCGTGCCGCATCCCGGCAACCAACCTAAACCCATCGACCACATCTTCCGCACGCTGCTGAAGGTGATGCAGGCCGATGTGTTGCGCGATTTCACGGCCTACGCCGACCTGATCCGCGCTTCCAATCTGGACTGGACGATTGTGCGGGGGTCGATGCTGCTGGACGGCCCGGTTACGCCCATCAAGAGCGGGCCTGTGGGCCACACCGGGCCGCGCGTGACCCGTGCGAGCGTGGCGTCCAGCATGCTGGACGCTGCCGCGGCGGGCAAGTTCATTCGGCAGGCTCCGGCAGTCAGCAATTGA
- a CDS encoding MurR/RpiR family transcriptional regulator, with translation MTSVRLPSSALDRIRLHGRALSPSLRRVAEFVVQHAETVVHQTITELASSVGVGEATITRLCHKLEFAGFHAFKIALASDVAGRGHAEASTGRASGEDAPSFATRLVRQTTRTLEDTARLADPVLLDTVARQMARAPRIDLTGQGNSGLVAQYFAHRLMRIGLSATTYTDPHLAAVSISTLPRSGVVVALSSSGGTIDTVQHLKLAQAHGHYTVAITHHASSPVTRYASAVLFTAAQEDPLTDKVLDTLTSQTLLLELLYAQLLTHRPESHAMLRVTAESVVDKKY, from the coding sequence ATGACCTCAGTTCGTTTGCCCAGCAGCGCCCTCGACCGGATTCGTCTGCATGGTCGGGCCCTATCCCCGAGCCTACGGCGGGTGGCCGAATTCGTGGTGCAGCACGCCGAAACGGTGGTACATCAAACCATTACCGAGCTGGCAAGCAGCGTGGGCGTGGGCGAGGCCACCATTACGCGCCTGTGCCACAAGCTGGAATTCGCCGGATTTCACGCCTTCAAAATCGCGCTGGCGTCGGATGTGGCGGGAAGGGGCCACGCGGAGGCCAGCACGGGGCGGGCCAGCGGTGAAGATGCCCCCAGTTTTGCTACCCGCCTGGTGCGCCAGACCACGCGCACGCTCGAAGATACCGCCCGCCTGGCCGATCCCGTGCTGCTGGACACGGTGGCCCGCCAGATGGCCCGCGCCCCACGCATAGACCTGACCGGGCAGGGCAACAGCGGTCTGGTGGCCCAATATTTCGCTCACCGCCTGATGAGAATTGGCCTGAGCGCCACGACTTACACTGATCCGCACTTGGCCGCCGTGAGCATCAGCACCCTGCCGCGTTCGGGCGTGGTGGTGGCCCTCAGCAGCAGTGGAGGCACCATCGACACCGTGCAGCACCTGAAATTGGCGCAGGCGCACGGTCATTACACGGTAGCGATTACGCACCACGCCAGTAGCCCGGTCACGCGCTACGCCAGCGCCGTACTGTTTACGGCGGCGCAAGAAGACCCGCTGACCGACAAGGTGCTGGACACCCTGACCAGCCAAACGCTGCTGCTGGAACTGCTGTATGCCCAATTGTTGACGCACCGTCCGGAAAGCCACGCCATGTTGCGCGTCACCGCAGAGAGCGTGGTAGATAAGAAATACTGA